The following proteins are co-located in the Candidatus Nanopelagicales bacterium genome:
- the pyrH gene encoding UMP kinase, which yields MAQTAGPLTEADDDTAEKWPEAPSGGFPMVLLKLSGEAFAGGGGLGVDPDVVRSIARQIADVVRSGSEVAVVIGGGNYFRGAQLSEHGMDRARADYMGMLGTVMNCLALQDFCEKEGVETRVQTAIAMGQVAEPYIPRRATRHLAKGRVVIFGAGLGAPYFSTDTTAAQRALEIGAQVVLMAKGVDGVYDRDPRTEPDAKLFDRLSYDEVLRRDLKVADATAISLCRDNSLPIIVFNLLDEGNIARAVRGEKIGTLIN from the coding sequence GTGGCGCAGACGGCTGGACCGTTGACCGAAGCCGACGACGACACCGCGGAGAAATGGCCTGAGGCCCCCTCCGGGGGATTCCCCATGGTGCTGCTCAAGTTGTCGGGCGAAGCGTTCGCCGGCGGTGGCGGCCTGGGTGTAGATCCCGACGTGGTCCGTTCCATCGCCCGTCAGATCGCAGACGTCGTACGAAGCGGTTCCGAGGTCGCCGTCGTGATCGGGGGTGGCAACTACTTCCGCGGAGCTCAACTGTCCGAGCACGGAATGGATCGGGCACGGGCCGACTACATGGGCATGCTCGGCACTGTCATGAACTGCCTGGCGCTGCAGGACTTCTGCGAGAAGGAGGGCGTCGAAACCCGGGTCCAGACAGCCATCGCGATGGGTCAGGTCGCCGAGCCGTACATCCCGCGTCGTGCGACGAGGCATCTTGCCAAGGGCCGTGTGGTGATATTCGGCGCCGGATTGGGCGCGCCGTACTTCTCCACCGACACCACTGCAGCTCAGCGCGCCCTCGAGATCGGGGCCCAGGTCGTGCTGATGGCGAAAGGGGTCGACGGCGTATACGACCGGGACCCCCGCACCGAGCCCGACGCCAAACTCTTCGATCGGCTGTCCTACGACGAGGTGCTGCGCCGCGACCTGAAGGTCGCCGATGCGACGGCCATCAGCCTGTGTCGGGACAATAGCCTGCCGATCATCGTCTTCAACCTTCTCGACGAGGGAAACATCGCCCGGGCCGTCCGGGGTGAGAAGATCGGAACGCTCATCAACTGA
- the dprA gene encoding DNA-processing protein DprA → MSTLIPGCRSWPRQLDDLEHETPQRLWVTGTGDLRLLALRSVAIVGARTATSYGVTVAGTLAASLAEAGWVTISGAAFGIDSAAHRGALAAGGATIAVMAGGVDVPVPISHAGLLERIADTGALVSDRSPGSQPMKGSFLARNRLIAALSRATIVVEAGHRSGALNTVQWAELLGRPVLAVPGPCTSAMSRGTHSLIRTGRAELVRDVADVLEALRADGPPQRE, encoded by the coding sequence ATGAGCACGCTGATACCCGGCTGCCGGTCATGGCCGCGACAACTGGATGATCTCGAGCACGAGACGCCCCAACGCCTGTGGGTCACCGGAACCGGCGACCTCAGACTGCTGGCTCTGCGATCAGTTGCGATCGTCGGGGCTCGCACTGCCACCTCCTACGGCGTCACCGTGGCCGGTACCTTGGCGGCGAGCCTGGCTGAGGCGGGGTGGGTCACTATCTCGGGTGCGGCGTTCGGGATCGACTCGGCCGCGCACCGCGGGGCGCTGGCCGCGGGTGGCGCGACGATTGCGGTCATGGCCGGTGGCGTGGACGTTCCTGTGCCGATCTCTCATGCCGGGCTGTTGGAGCGAATCGCCGACACCGGCGCTCTGGTCTCCGATCGGTCGCCGGGTTCCCAGCCGATGAAGGGTTCGTTCCTTGCCCGGAATCGACTGATCGCAGCGTTGTCTCGCGCAACCATCGTGGTGGAAGCGGGGCACCGATCGGGGGCATTGAACACGGTGCAGTGGGCAGAGTTGCTCGGCCGCCCGGTGTTGGCGGTCCCCGGTCCGTGCACGTCTGCCATGAGTCGGGGGACCCATTCCTTGATTCGCACCGGTCGCGCGGAGCTGGTGCGCGACGTCGCGGATGTACTGGAGGCGTTGCGAGCTGATGGCCCGCCGCAGCGGGAATGA
- the frr gene encoding ribosome recycling factor, with the protein MIDDTLLEAEDKMDKAVAVAREEFAAIRTGRPNPAMFAKITVDYYGTPTPIQQLASFASPEAMMMIITPYDKSIIDSVERAIRDSDLGVNPASDGVIVRVVMPQLTEERRREYIKNAKHKAEEARVAVRNIRRHANQTLDKMAKDGDVGEDDVKRAEKHLDEVTHSHISHIDDMLKHKESELLEV; encoded by the coding sequence GTGATCGATGACACGCTTCTCGAAGCGGAAGACAAGATGGACAAGGCCGTCGCGGTCGCGCGCGAGGAGTTCGCTGCCATCCGAACCGGACGACCCAACCCCGCCATGTTCGCCAAGATCACCGTCGACTACTACGGGACCCCGACACCTATCCAGCAGCTCGCCTCGTTCGCATCGCCCGAGGCGATGATGATGATCATCACGCCGTACGACAAGTCCATCATCGACTCCGTCGAACGCGCGATCCGTGACTCCGACCTCGGGGTCAATCCGGCGTCGGACGGAGTCATTGTCCGGGTCGTGATGCCGCAGTTGACCGAGGAGCGTCGGCGGGAGTACATCAAGAACGCCAAGCACAAAGCGGAGGAGGCGCGGGTGGCGGTTCGCAACATCCGGCGTCACGCGAATCAGACGCTGGACAAGATGGCCAAGGACGGAGACGTCGGTGAAGACGACGTCAAACGTGCCGAGAAGCATCTAGACGAGGTCACGCATTCGCACATCTCCCACATCGACGACATGTTGAAGCACAAAGAGTCAGAACTGCTCGAGGTCTGA
- the whiG gene encoding RNA polymerase sigma factor WhiG: MSRRTPGPERLDPGTDDNELHLADLWKSYKDNGDRATRERLILHYAPLVKYVAGRVGVGLPASVDPADLVSNGMFGLIDAIEKYQPDRAIKFETYAVSRIRGAIIDELRSYDWVPRSVRQKARDVEGAYHTLQLDLGRTPTDEEVAERLGITVKALRQIFRQVSYVHVAALDELLTIGGDKSDRVSLGDTIADDRADDPVALLEVEERKDILGHAVSDLPEREKIVISLYYYEGMTLAEIGQVLGVTESRACQLHTKAVMQLRAQLSPEVA, encoded by the coding sequence ATGAGCAGGCGCACCCCCGGGCCTGAGCGACTCGACCCCGGGACAGACGACAACGAGTTGCATCTCGCGGATCTGTGGAAGTCGTACAAGGACAATGGCGATCGGGCCACCCGGGAACGGCTGATCCTGCATTACGCACCCCTGGTGAAATACGTCGCCGGCCGCGTGGGGGTGGGTCTACCCGCCAGCGTCGACCCGGCCGACCTAGTCAGCAACGGGATGTTCGGCCTGATCGACGCTATCGAGAAGTACCAGCCGGATCGCGCGATCAAGTTCGAGACGTACGCCGTCAGTCGGATCCGCGGGGCCATCATCGACGAACTGCGCAGTTACGACTGGGTGCCCAGGTCGGTCCGCCAGAAGGCACGAGACGTGGAGGGCGCCTACCACACGCTGCAACTCGACCTGGGGCGCACTCCGACCGATGAGGAAGTGGCTGAGCGGCTCGGGATCACGGTGAAGGCCCTGCGGCAGATATTCCGGCAGGTGTCCTACGTGCACGTCGCGGCCCTCGACGAACTCCTTACTATCGGCGGCGACAAATCGGACCGCGTCAGCCTGGGTGACACGATCGCGGATGACCGCGCAGACGACCCGGTCGCACTCCTGGAGGTTGAAGAGAGGAAAGACATCCTGGGGCACGCTGTCTCCGACCTGCCCGAACGGGAGAAGATCGTCATCTCTTTGTACTACTACGAGGGAATGACCCTCGCGGAGATCGGCCAGGTTCTCGGCGTCACCGAATCGCGGGCGTGCCAGTTGCACACGAAGGCCGTCATGCAGTTGCGTGCCCAGCTCTCCCCTGAGGTGGCCTGA
- a CDS encoding M23 family metallopeptidase — MAFLRWTILTVVVCLAAGILAVNRAAADPFFPVPGPIVNGFDPPDVDWLSGHRGLDVAAPAGTPIRSPRPGTITFSGTVGGVDVLVVSHGVVRSTFQPARASLPVGTEVPAGAIVGKVTEGTSHCASTCLHWGARIDDRYVDPRLVTGSVTVVLRPL; from the coding sequence ATGGCCTTTCTGCGCTGGACGATCCTGACCGTCGTCGTATGCCTCGCTGCCGGGATCCTCGCCGTGAATCGGGCGGCGGCGGATCCGTTCTTCCCGGTTCCCGGACCGATTGTGAATGGGTTCGACCCACCCGACGTCGACTGGCTATCGGGGCATCGAGGCCTCGACGTGGCCGCCCCCGCCGGAACGCCGATCCGAAGTCCCCGGCCTGGCACGATCACCTTCAGCGGAACAGTCGGTGGGGTCGATGTCCTCGTCGTCTCCCACGGGGTCGTGCGTTCCACCTTTCAGCCTGCCCGAGCATCCCTGCCGGTCGGCACTGAGGTTCCGGCCGGCGCCATCGTCGGCAAGGTGACAGAGGGAACCTCGCACTGCGCGTCGACGTGTCTGCATTGGGGGGCGCGGATCGACGATCGCTATGTCGATCCTCGCCTTGTGACGGGGTCGGTCACGGTTGTCCTGAGACCGCTGTGA
- the tsf gene encoding translation elongation factor Ts, producing the protein MASITAADVKRLRDLTGAGMMECKRALTEADGDLDKAVEVLRISGAAKAAKRGAERQASNGLVAQSGNALVELRCETDFVAKNADFIALAGELAAAVDTQRPDSDAAFATMVLGSGKNAGDAVSDLSAIIGEKIELGRFAVVDGTLEVYLHSRSADLPPAMGVLLGYEGDSDAARAVALQIAAMKPRYLAREDVPDDVVANERRIAEATAREEGKPEQALPKIIEGRLNGFFKDTVLLDQPSVQENKKTVAQTLQEAGTTVTGFALIEVGQA; encoded by the coding sequence ATGGCATCGATCACTGCTGCGGACGTCAAGCGGCTGCGTGACCTCACGGGCGCCGGAATGATGGAATGCAAGAGAGCCCTCACAGAGGCCGACGGCGACCTTGACAAGGCTGTCGAGGTGCTGCGGATCTCTGGCGCGGCGAAGGCCGCCAAGCGTGGCGCGGAACGACAGGCCAGCAACGGCCTCGTCGCCCAGAGCGGCAATGCTCTGGTGGAACTGCGCTGCGAGACCGACTTCGTGGCCAAGAACGCGGACTTCATCGCTCTGGCCGGGGAACTGGCGGCAGCCGTCGACACGCAGCGCCCCGACTCCGATGCGGCGTTCGCCACGATGGTTCTCGGCTCAGGCAAGAACGCCGGCGATGCGGTATCGGACCTGTCGGCAATCATCGGCGAGAAGATCGAACTGGGTCGCTTCGCCGTGGTCGATGGAACGCTCGAGGTGTATCTGCACAGTCGTTCCGCTGACCTCCCCCCCGCCATGGGGGTCTTGCTCGGTTACGAGGGTGACAGCGATGCGGCCCGTGCTGTGGCCCTGCAGATCGCAGCGATGAAGCCCAGGTATCTGGCGCGTGAGGACGTTCCCGACGATGTCGTGGCCAACGAGCGGCGCATCGCCGAGGCCACCGCCCGTGAGGAGGGCAAGCCCGAACAGGCCCTGCCCAAGATCATCGAAGGTCGGCTGAACGGCTTCTTCAAGGACACCGTGCTCCTGGACCAGCCTTCCGTGCAGGAGAACAAGAAGACGGTCGCGCAGACACTGCAGGAGGCGGGCACTACCGTGACAGGGTTCGCGCTGATCGAGGTCGGTCAGGCTTGA
- a CDS encoding tyrosine recombinase XerC, with protein MRDHDRDVLVAFARHLELELGRSAATCRAYVSDITGLLDHAESIGVELGQLDIRLLRSWLAAMSAGGASVRSMQRRVSSVRVFTSWATEAGVLEVDPGLRLQAPAAPARLPGVLSTEQADDLMAAAETADDDPVATACDRAMFELLYATGIRVSELCGLDIDDIDWNRHTLRVTGKGNKQRTVPFGSPAATALDHWLQVGRPSWVGANSGSAVFLGPRGRRIDQRRVRERLHRLLAIIPGMPDLSPHALRHSAATHLLEGGADLRTVQELLGHASLATTQIYTHVSVERLRTTYEQAHPRA; from the coding sequence GTGAGAGACCACGATCGCGACGTGCTGGTTGCGTTCGCGCGTCATCTCGAACTGGAGCTGGGGCGTAGCGCCGCAACCTGTCGTGCTTACGTTTCCGATATCACCGGACTACTCGATCATGCGGAGTCGATCGGGGTCGAGCTAGGGCAGTTGGACATCCGGCTGCTGCGTAGTTGGTTGGCCGCGATGAGCGCAGGCGGAGCATCGGTGAGGTCGATGCAGCGGCGCGTGTCGTCCGTGCGTGTCTTCACATCCTGGGCCACTGAAGCCGGCGTACTGGAGGTCGACCCCGGACTGCGGTTGCAGGCGCCCGCTGCCCCTGCCCGCCTGCCCGGGGTGTTGTCGACGGAGCAGGCGGACGATCTGATGGCGGCAGCGGAAACGGCTGACGACGATCCAGTGGCAACTGCCTGTGATCGAGCGATGTTCGAACTGCTCTACGCGACCGGTATCCGCGTCTCGGAACTGTGCGGACTGGACATCGATGACATCGACTGGAACCGACACACGCTTCGGGTCACGGGCAAAGGCAACAAGCAAAGGACAGTCCCGTTCGGGTCCCCGGCCGCCACAGCGCTGGACCACTGGCTGCAGGTCGGACGACCGAGTTGGGTCGGCGCGAACTCCGGCTCGGCCGTCTTCCTCGGGCCGCGCGGGCGACGCATCGACCAACGTCGGGTCCGCGAGCGGCTGCACCGACTTCTGGCCATCATCCCCGGCATGCCGGATCTGAGTCCCCACGCTCTGAGACACTCCGCCGCCACTCATCTACTGGAAGGTGGTGCCGACCTGCGCACCGTACAAGAACTGCTCGGGCACGCTAGTCTCGCAACAACGCAGATCTACACGCACGTGTCCGTGGAACGGCTGAGGACGACCTATGAGCAGGCGCACCCCCGGGCCTGA
- the rpsB gene encoding 30S ribosomal protein S2, which produces MAVVTMRQMLESGVHFGHQTRRWNPKMKRYILTERNGIYIIDLASSLSYIDRAYEFVSQTVAHGGTILFVGTKKQAQEAIAQQATRVGMPYVNNRWLGGMLTNFSTVHQRLERLKELEEMDFDDVAGSSLTKKELLSLSREKDKLERTLGGIRNMEKVPSAVWVVDTKKEHIAVKEARKLGIPVIAILDTNCDPDEVDYPVPGNDDAIRAVALLTRVIADAAADGLRARAERAAGGATDAEPLAEWEAEVLTGDAAAAEATAEPITDQTHTETPESAQTVAESAQTAEPGEPVGVDTSTDTPETTAETPAAAPDAAAPADAEGSEAAAAPADAAQS; this is translated from the coding sequence GTGGCTGTCGTCACCATGCGCCAAATGCTTGAATCCGGGGTCCATTTCGGCCATCAGACGCGCCGATGGAATCCCAAGATGAAGCGCTACATCCTCACTGAGCGCAATGGCATCTACATCATCGACCTGGCCAGTTCTCTGTCCTATATCGACCGGGCCTACGAGTTCGTCAGCCAGACCGTCGCCCACGGTGGGACGATCTTGTTCGTCGGCACCAAGAAGCAGGCCCAAGAGGCCATCGCTCAACAAGCGACTCGCGTGGGCATGCCCTACGTCAACAATCGTTGGCTCGGCGGCATGCTCACGAACTTCAGCACCGTGCACCAGCGCCTCGAGCGGCTCAAGGAACTCGAGGAAATGGACTTCGATGACGTCGCGGGCTCGAGCCTGACGAAGAAGGAACTGCTGTCGCTGTCCCGCGAGAAGGACAAACTCGAACGCACCCTCGGCGGCATCCGCAACATGGAGAAGGTCCCCAGCGCGGTGTGGGTGGTCGACACCAAGAAGGAGCACATCGCCGTCAAGGAGGCCCGCAAACTGGGCATCCCGGTGATCGCCATCCTCGACACCAACTGCGACCCCGACGAGGTGGACTACCCGGTCCCCGGTAACGACGACGCGATCCGCGCCGTCGCGCTGTTGACCCGGGTCATCGCTGATGCGGCTGCCGACGGGCTGCGGGCCCGCGCAGAACGCGCCGCCGGTGGCGCCACCGACGCCGAGCCGTTGGCGGAATGGGAGGCGGAAGTGCTGACGGGCGACGCGGCTGCGGCGGAAGCCACCGCCGAGCCCATCACGGACCAGACTCACACCGAGACGCCCGAGTCGGCGCAGACCGTCGCCGAGTCGGCGCAGACGGCAGAGCCGGGCGAGCCGGTTGGGGTCGACACTTCCACCGACACCCCAGAGACCACAGCGGAGACTCCAGCGGCCGCGCCGGATGCTGCGGCACCAGCTGACGCTGAGGGATCTGAGGCAGCCGCGGCGCCTGCTGACGCCGCCCAGTCCTGA